A genomic stretch from Anaerolineae bacterium includes:
- the trxA gene encoding thioredoxin yields the protein MVTITVSQVVVDVNERDFQREVIERSHEVPVVVDFWAPWCAPCRMLGPVLESLAQEFSGRFVLAKVNTDENPRLATRFGIQGIPAVKAFKNGRVIAEFVGAQPRPIVRRFIEQLLPNEVDAKVAEGRRLLAAGRFSEAEAQFQEVLSKQPDHPAALLGRAQALLGLGQDEAALKLLNQVPAATPEGAEAARLRAQVALRRWADNGDEADLKAHLTENPADLEARYQLASLLASQQRYEEALEHFLEVIRRDRKFRNGDARQAMLHIFELLGDHPLTRAYRNKLASVLFA from the coding sequence ATGGTCACGATAACGGTCTCACAAGTAGTGGTGGATGTCAACGAGCGGGATTTTCAACGCGAGGTGATCGAACGCTCACACGAGGTGCCCGTAGTAGTGGACTTTTGGGCGCCCTGGTGTGCACCATGCCGGATGCTTGGCCCAGTGCTGGAGAGCCTAGCCCAGGAGTTCAGTGGTCGCTTTGTGCTCGCCAAGGTGAACACGGATGAGAACCCACGGCTGGCGACACGATTCGGAATTCAGGGCATCCCAGCCGTGAAAGCCTTCAAAAATGGCCGCGTGATCGCCGAGTTCGTTGGCGCGCAGCCCAGGCCGATCGTGCGTAGGTTTATCGAGCAGTTGCTGCCAAACGAAGTAGACGCGAAGGTGGCGGAAGGGCGAAGACTCTTGGCAGCCGGCCGGTTCTCCGAAGCGGAGGCTCAGTTCCAGGAAGTGCTCTCTAAACAGCCGGATCATCCGGCCGCGCTCTTGGGCCGGGCGCAAGCCCTGCTGGGGTTGGGACAGGACGAAGCAGCTTTGAAATTGCTGAACCAGGTCCCGGCAGCCACGCCAGAAGGGGCCGAGGCCGCTCGTTTGCGCGCTCAGGTCGCTCTGCGTCGGTGGGCTGACAATGGAGACGAGGCTGACCTCAAAGCCCACCTAACTGAGAACCCGGCTGATCTCGAGGCTCGCTACCAACTGGCCAGCTTGCTGGCCAGCCAACAGCGATACGAGGAGGCCTTGGAACACTTTCTGGAAGTCATCCGGCGGGATCGCAAGTTCCGCAACGGCGATGCCCGTCAGGCGATGCTTCACATCTTCGAGCTGTTGGGCGATCATCCGCTCACGCGGGCCTATCGGAATAAGCTGGCCAGCGTGCTGTTCGCCTGA
- a CDS encoding protoglobin domain-containing protein: MSGTQQRSIPGYTYGTAAVGPSPISLQDLDLLKQAVLFTDEDVKYLRMAGEVLADQVEDVLDLWYGFVGSHPHLVYYFSGPDGQPSAEYLAAVRKRFGQWILDTCNRPYDQDWLNYQHEIGLRHHRTKKNRTDNVQSVPNVSFRYMVAFIYPITATIKPFLAKKGHSAEEVEKMHQAWFKSVVLQVALWSYPYVKDGDF, translated from the coding sequence ATGAGCGGCACGCAACAGAGAAGCATCCCAGGATACACCTACGGTACTGCGGCAGTAGGACCATCGCCTATTAGCTTGCAGGACTTAGACCTCCTCAAGCAGGCTGTCCTCTTCACGGATGAGGATGTCAAGTACCTGCGGATGGCGGGGGAGGTGTTGGCAGATCAGGTGGAGGATGTGCTGGACCTGTGGTATGGTTTTGTGGGCTCTCATCCTCACCTGGTATACTACTTCAGCGGTCCTGATGGTCAGCCCAGTGCCGAATACTTGGCCGCCGTACGTAAGCGCTTTGGCCAGTGGATCCTAGATACCTGCAACCGTCCATACGATCAGGATTGGCTGAACTATCAGCACGAGATCGGCTTACGGCATCATCGCACGAAGAAAAATCGGACGGACAACGTCCAATCCGTTCCGAACGTAAGCTTCCGATACATGGTGGCCTTTATCTACCCTATTACTGCAACTATCAAGCCCTTCCTGGCGAAGAAAGGACACAGTGCTGAAGAGGTAGAGAAAATGCACCAAGCGTGGTTCAAGTCCGTCGTCCTTCAGGTCGCCCTCTGGAGCTATCCATACGTCAAAGACGGTGATTTTTGA
- a CDS encoding LysM peptidoglycan-binding domain-containing protein translates to MRNKLGYVTVIASVTMSLLAAMAVWVGATEGEAPAAEVPPSGAVISPEVKGELPTQYSQHYLGLDPDAPDVQITLTLTYDPQDQPELDRGIGFWVLDANGLRRVEAGARFHEANVSIAAGMREANIPNNQLRATFKAAGMGRYTVVVYNNSSVPATYVLKAEHATLMDESGQVSAVTPPVTTVEATPTPAVTAVRAVTRTAQPGETYIVQAGDTLSLIAANIYGRSSLWPKLCAFNNLQNCNLLAIGQQLRLPTLEQLDTIEAPSGAQTPAVPTATPTPTS, encoded by the coding sequence ATGCGAAATAAGCTCGGTTACGTAACAGTCATTGCATCGGTCACGATGTCGTTGCTGGCTGCGATGGCAGTGTGGGTTGGCGCTACTGAGGGAGAGGCCCCAGCAGCCGAAGTTCCCCCTAGCGGCGCGGTCATCAGCCCAGAAGTGAAAGGGGAGTTGCCGACGCAATATAGCCAGCACTATCTAGGGCTCGATCCCGATGCGCCGGATGTTCAGATCACGCTGACGCTGACCTACGATCCCCAGGATCAGCCAGAACTAGACCGCGGGATTGGCTTCTGGGTTCTGGATGCTAATGGCTTGCGTCGGGTAGAGGCAGGGGCGCGATTCCACGAAGCGAACGTGAGCATAGCAGCCGGAATGCGAGAAGCCAACATTCCCAACAATCAGCTACGGGCGACCTTCAAAGCAGCCGGGATGGGCAGGTATACGGTGGTCGTCTATAACAACTCATCGGTGCCGGCCACCTATGTCCTGAAGGCTGAGCACGCTACCTTGATGGACGAGTCCGGCCAGGTCAGCGCCGTCACTCCCCCCGTAACCACTGTGGAAGCGACGCCGACGCCTGCCGTGACAGCGGTTCGAGCGGTTACCCGCACAGCCCAACCCGGTGAGACCTATATCGTGCAGGCGGGCGACACGCTGAGCTTGATCGCCGCCAATATCTACGGCAGGTCCTCCCTCTGGCCAAAGCTCTGCGCCTTCAACAACCTGCAAAATTGCAACCTATTGGCCATTGGCCAGCAGTTGAGGCTACCTACCCTGGAACAGCTCGACACCATCGAAGCGCCTAGCGGGGCGCAGACGCCAGCTGTGCCGACAGCAACCCCAACCCCCACTTCGTAA
- a CDS encoding MarR family winged helix-turn-helix transcriptional regulator translates to MNSVFDPSRQQQDVASKVVAALERLCQAFRVLLWEEAKVHHLSPIQIQFLVYLLYHSPELCRISQLAREFGLTQATVSDAIAALEGKALVSREPWHGDRRVSTLKLTPTGRELAVRLSTWAEVIGQCVSTFPFEEQEAILRFLMQLIESLHRAGIISVARMCITCRFFQPNVAPHSDSPHYCRLINKPLTNSELRIDCPDHEPAMIPG, encoded by the coding sequence ATGAACTCCGTTTTCGACCCGTCCAGGCAACAACAGGATGTGGCCAGCAAGGTGGTAGCCGCGCTGGAGCGGCTTTGTCAAGCTTTTCGCGTGTTGCTTTGGGAAGAGGCGAAGGTTCATCATCTGAGCCCAATCCAAATCCAGTTTCTGGTCTATCTGCTCTATCACTCACCCGAGCTCTGCCGGATCAGCCAGCTTGCCCGTGAGTTTGGGCTGACTCAAGCGACCGTCAGCGACGCGATCGCAGCCCTAGAGGGGAAGGCCCTTGTGAGCCGCGAGCCTTGGCACGGAGATCGGCGCGTGTCTACCCTGAAGCTGACGCCGACCGGCCGAGAGCTGGCCGTTAGGCTCTCCACCTGGGCCGAGGTGATCGGCCAATGCGTTTCCACTTTTCCCTTTGAAGAGCAGGAGGCCATTCTGCGATTTCTGATGCAGTTAATCGAATCGCTGCATCGAGCTGGGATCATCAGCGTCGCCCGGATGTGCATCACCTGTCGTTTCTTCCAACCCAATGTGGCTCCTCACAGCGATTCGCCCCACTACTGCCGGCTGATCAACAAACCCCTCACCAACTCAGAGCTCCGCATCGACTGCCCGGACCATGAGCCGGCTATGATCCCCGGATAA
- a CDS encoding NAD-dependent epimerase/dehydratase family protein, whose product MSRGNGPKALVTGATGFIGAHVVRELLRQGFKVRALVREGSDRRSLEGLDVELALGDLRDQATLEKALEGCEVLFHTAALYSFWVPRPEVMYEVNVKGTANLLEAASRKRIQKVVYTSTESTIGIDRKTGLGRESIIARPEELTNHYKRSKFLAEKVALEMAQKGLPVVVVNPTATIGPCDRKPTPTGRLILSFLNRRIPAYVDTGLNLVNVEDVARGHFLALEKGKVGERYILGNENLTFQAVLEMLGRLTGIRPPRIRIPFLFALAMGYLSEVFVGRLLGRAPWITVEAVQAAREFRFFDCSKAVEELGFTPTPVEMGLEKAVRWFQENGYVKA is encoded by the coding sequence ATGAGCCGAGGTAATGGGCCGAAGGCGCTGGTAACCGGGGCGACAGGGTTCATCGGCGCCCATGTGGTTCGAGAGCTATTGCGACAAGGGTTTAAGGTAAGAGCCTTAGTGAGGGAGGGAAGCGACCGCCGCAGCCTCGAAGGGTTGGATGTGGAGTTGGCCCTAGGCGACTTGAGAGACCAAGCGACTTTGGAAAAAGCCTTAGAGGGTTGCGAGGTCCTTTTTCACACAGCAGCGCTTTACAGCTTCTGGGTTCCCCGGCCGGAGGTGATGTATGAGGTCAACGTGAAAGGCACAGCCAACCTCCTTGAGGCTGCCTCGCGGAAAAGGATTCAAAAGGTTGTCTATACCAGCACCGAGTCCACCATCGGAATTGACCGGAAAACGGGGCTGGGCCGGGAAAGCATCATCGCTCGGCCGGAGGAGCTCACGAACCACTACAAACGTTCCAAGTTCCTGGCAGAAAAGGTCGCCCTGGAGATGGCTCAAAAAGGGCTGCCTGTAGTTGTAGTCAACCCGACTGCCACTATCGGTCCTTGTGATAGGAAGCCTACGCCTACTGGCAGGTTGATCCTCTCGTTCCTGAATCGCCGTATACCGGCCTATGTGGATACCGGGCTCAACCTGGTGAATGTGGAAGACGTGGCCCGAGGCCATTTTCTCGCCTTGGAGAAGGGCAAGGTGGGGGAGAGATACATCTTGGGGAACGAAAACCTCACCTTCCAGGCGGTCCTGGAGATGCTGGGCCGGCTGACCGGGATCAGGCCGCCCCGCATTCGCATCCCATTTCTTTTCGCCCTGGCGATGGGATATCTTAGCGAGGTCTTTGTGGGAAGGCTTTTGGGGAGAGCACCTTGGATCACCGTCGAGGCAGTCCAGGCGGCCAGAGAGTTCCGCTTTTTCGATTGCTCTAAGGCTGTCGAGGAGCTGGGGTTCACCCCTACGCCGGTGGAGATGGGCCTGGAGAAGGCAGTGAGGTGGTTTCAAGAAAACGGATACGTGAAAGCCTGA
- a CDS encoding B12-binding domain-containing radical SAM protein has translation MLRQLDYEPQGIMQLAAVLKAAGHEVGLTVAALEDPVKAARRFAPDVLAYSVFTGSQQEYVRLNRRLKEATGAFSVFGGPHPTFFPELIEAEGVDAICIGEGEGALLDLADAFAQGKPIQGIANLWVKENGRIHRNPPRPLIANLDELPLPDRSLVYEKDCFTRQSGLKHFIASRGCPYRCTFCFNQAMGEIYGPSWHRIRRRSVSHVIEEILQVRARYPLSFVVFLDDLFIVPRDWLEEFAREYPRRVGLPFFCNVRPNLVNQDLTRLLKSAGCASVGMGVESGDERLRNIVLKRRISREQIVRAAELIHQAGIALITTNMLGLPTGTLEDDFKTLEMNIACRAEYANAFLYQPYPRTELGEFAREAGLLAASVDEISTSAWDRSILRFPSLRHRRMTENLAKLFAIAVAYPRLVPWLYHLIALPRNPLYWLAYKLWKGYAIKRWIHPYRPSVEEFLQAVVRFARFD, from the coding sequence GTGTTACGGCAGCTAGATTACGAGCCACAAGGGATTATGCAGTTGGCCGCGGTGCTAAAGGCGGCGGGACATGAAGTCGGCCTGACAGTGGCGGCCTTAGAAGATCCGGTTAAGGCCGCGCGTCGTTTCGCCCCGGATGTACTGGCCTATAGCGTGTTCACTGGGAGCCAGCAGGAATACGTGCGGCTTAATCGTCGGCTAAAGGAGGCAACCGGCGCTTTCAGCGTTTTCGGCGGACCTCATCCCACGTTTTTCCCAGAGCTCATCGAAGCGGAAGGGGTGGACGCGATCTGCATCGGCGAGGGGGAGGGAGCCTTGCTGGACTTGGCCGATGCGTTCGCCCAGGGCAAGCCGATCCAGGGGATCGCCAACCTGTGGGTTAAAGAGAATGGGCGTATCCATCGCAACCCACCTCGCCCCTTGATCGCAAATCTGGATGAGCTGCCGTTGCCTGACCGGAGCCTGGTCTATGAGAAGGACTGCTTCACGAGGCAAAGCGGCTTGAAGCATTTCATCGCCAGCCGCGGCTGTCCGTACCGTTGCACCTTCTGCTTTAACCAAGCGATGGGGGAGATTTACGGTCCGTCATGGCACCGGATCCGCCGTCGCAGTGTTAGCCACGTGATCGAGGAGATCCTGCAAGTCCGGGCCCGATATCCCCTCTCCTTCGTGGTTTTCTTGGACGATCTGTTCATCGTCCCCCGCGATTGGCTGGAGGAATTTGCCCGCGAGTACCCACGGCGAGTCGGCTTACCCTTCTTCTGTAATGTGCGCCCCAATTTGGTTAACCAGGACCTGACGCGACTGCTCAAATCGGCCGGCTGTGCCAGCGTAGGGATGGGTGTGGAATCGGGAGATGAGCGACTGCGCAATATCGTGTTGAAACGGCGTATCTCTAGAGAACAGATCGTGAGGGCAGCCGAGCTGATCCACCAAGCGGGTATCGCTTTGATCACAACTAACATGTTGGGTCTGCCGACCGGCACCCTCGAGGACGACTTTAAAACGCTCGAGATGAACATCGCCTGCCGCGCTGAATATGCCAACGCTTTCCTCTACCAGCCATACCCGCGCACCGAGCTGGGAGAGTTCGCCCGCGAAGCCGGCCTGCTCGCCGCCAGCGTAGATGAGATCAGCACTTCGGCCTGGGATCGGTCCATCTTGCGATTCCCCAGCCTGCGCCATCGCCGTATGACTGAGAACCTGGCCAAGCTTTTCGCCATCGCAGTAGCATATCCACGCCTGGTCCCCTGGCTGTATCATCTGATCGCGCTGCCACGCAACCCGCTCTACTGGCTGGCCTACAAACTCTGGAAAGGCTATGCCATTAAACGGTGGATTCATCCCTACCGGCCCTCGGTTGAAGAATTCCTGCAGGCAGTCGTCCGTTTCGCCCGCTTCGATTAA
- the shc gene encoding squalene--hopene cyclase, with protein sequence MRELEATVDLEIGALQRAIHRAREHLLSLQNPEGYWIGELEADASVAAGYIPVMHFMGREISEARRQRIIQFAKSRQSADGSWPAYHGGPGDLSVSVQVYFALKLAGVSAEEPFMRKACEFIRARGGVARTNVITRVWLACFGQFPWDEIPMIPPEIIFLPKWFYFNIYEFSSWARATIMALALLSHLRPVRPVPEGCGIAELWVEGERPHRPNHGKGLISWERFYLLANRIFKGYQKSPWKPGRGLALKKVEEWVVAHQDADGSWGGIMLPWIYSLYALKELGYRDSHPVIQRGLKGLEDFILEDDERGFRLQPAVSPVWDTAWAVIALRDSGLPSDHPALLQAARWLLKKEIRARGDWAVKNPQLEPGGWAFEFENSHYPDIDDSAVVPLGLLRVKLPDFEEARKLEAVRRAAHWVIGMQSSDGGWAAFDRDNNKKALAHVPFADFVSPLDPTCPDVTSHAIEFLSALGGFERWVSKGMDYLKKAQEADGAWFGRWGVNYIYGTGLALPALKAAGEDMRSPHIQKAVRWLKAHQNEDGGWGESCASYEDLSLRGQGPSTASQTAWALLGLIAAGEAKSPEARKGVHFLIETQQGDGSWKEEAFTGTGFPRAFYLRYHLYPVYFPLLALARYQREVIEP encoded by the coding sequence ATGAGGGAGCTGGAAGCCACTGTGGACCTCGAGATCGGCGCCTTGCAACGGGCAATTCACCGGGCCCGCGAACACCTGCTCAGCCTCCAGAACCCGGAAGGATATTGGATAGGGGAGCTGGAGGCTGATGCCTCTGTGGCCGCTGGGTATATCCCGGTGATGCATTTCATGGGACGAGAAATCAGCGAGGCGAGGAGACAGCGCATCATCCAGTTCGCTAAAAGCCGCCAGAGCGCAGACGGCTCCTGGCCGGCCTATCACGGCGGGCCGGGGGATTTGAGCGTGAGCGTGCAGGTCTATTTCGCCCTGAAGCTCGCCGGGGTATCCGCTGAAGAGCCTTTCATGCGAAAAGCCTGCGAGTTTATTCGCGCCCGAGGCGGAGTGGCCCGGACGAATGTGATCACCAGAGTCTGGTTGGCCTGCTTTGGCCAATTCCCTTGGGACGAGATCCCTATGATCCCGCCGGAGATCATCTTCCTTCCCAAGTGGTTCTATTTCAACATCTATGAGTTCTCCAGTTGGGCCCGAGCCACAATCATGGCCCTGGCGCTTCTCTCACATCTCCGCCCTGTGCGTCCTGTTCCGGAGGGATGTGGCATAGCGGAGCTTTGGGTCGAGGGGGAGCGGCCTCATCGTCCAAATCATGGAAAAGGGCTCATCTCCTGGGAACGCTTTTACCTTCTCGCGAATCGGATCTTCAAAGGTTACCAGAAAAGTCCTTGGAAACCTGGAAGAGGGTTGGCACTTAAGAAGGTCGAAGAGTGGGTGGTAGCCCATCAGGATGCCGATGGGAGCTGGGGGGGCATTATGCTCCCTTGGATATACTCCCTTTACGCGCTGAAGGAGCTGGGTTATCGGGATAGCCATCCGGTGATCCAGAGAGGCTTAAAGGGACTCGAGGATTTTATCCTGGAAGATGATGAAAGGGGCTTTCGCCTCCAGCCGGCTGTCTCTCCCGTTTGGGACACCGCCTGGGCGGTCATCGCCTTACGCGATTCCGGGCTCCCCTCGGATCACCCGGCATTGCTTCAAGCTGCCCGCTGGCTTCTGAAGAAGGAGATCCGGGCGAGAGGGGATTGGGCGGTGAAGAATCCCCAGCTCGAGCCTGGCGGTTGGGCTTTCGAATTCGAAAACAGTCATTATCCCGATATTGACGACTCGGCCGTCGTGCCCCTGGGGTTGCTCCGGGTGAAACTGCCTGACTTCGAGGAAGCGCGAAAGTTAGAGGCCGTTCGCCGGGCCGCCCATTGGGTGATCGGAATGCAGAGCAGCGATGGGGGCTGGGCCGCTTTTGATAGGGATAACAACAAGAAAGCCCTCGCCCATGTCCCTTTCGCCGACTTCGTGTCCCCTCTCGACCCCACCTGCCCAGATGTTACCAGCCATGCCATCGAGTTCCTGAGCGCACTCGGGGGATTCGAGAGATGGGTAAGCAAAGGGATGGACTACCTGAAGAAAGCCCAAGAGGCCGATGGGGCCTGGTTTGGGAGATGGGGCGTCAACTATATCTACGGCACTGGCCTGGCCCTGCCCGCCCTGAAGGCCGCTGGTGAGGACATGAGAAGCCCGCATATCCAGAAAGCAGTTCGCTGGCTGAAAGCACATCAGAACGAGGACGGAGGGTGGGGGGAAAGTTGCGCCAGCTATGAAGATCTCAGCCTTCGCGGTCAAGGGCCAAGCACGGCTTCCCAGACCGCCTGGGCCCTGCTGGGATTGATCGCCGCGGGGGAGGCGAAGAGCCCCGAAGCTCGAAAGGGGGTTCATTTCCTCATTGAAACCCAGCAAGGGGACGGAAGCTGGAAGGAGGAGGCCTTTACGGGGACCGGCTTTCCGCGCGCCTTTTATCTCCGCTATCATCTCTATCCTGTTTACTTTCCGCTGCTGGCCTTGGCCAGGTATCAACGGGAGGTCATTGAGCCATGA
- a CDS encoding NAD(P)/FAD-dependent oxidoreductase — protein MNVAIIGAGAGGLAAAYDLARAGCRVTVFEAADYVGGLASGFKASHWAWSVERYYHHWFASDRHILQLIDELGWRHRVIFPWPITAVYHAGQFYPLDGPLSAIFPALPWLDQMPGAGTLARALYMFRFPALSWLDKIRYGLVAVYLLSVSRWQPLERVTAHEWLCRWMGQHCYQTLWEPLLVGKFGPHYQEVNMAWFWARVKARTPRLGTFEGGFQAFMDAFAERVQAEGATIRLRTPVQRIEPRPEGGLRLTLPEGIAEFDQCLVTTSPALLARLTPSLPPAYLERLLALKSMGAVVMVLALKHRLSEQGFYWHNLPKAAGFPFLALVEHTNFLSPEYFGGDHIVYCGDYLDPNHEYFSLSKEELLARFLPALSRFNPRFTPDWVRDAWLFRTPYAQPVPPVCHSQSIPDLKTPIPGLWLASMSQVYPWDRGTNFAVEIGRRAARRMLTEIQASS, from the coding sequence ATGAACGTTGCTATTATCGGGGCAGGGGCAGGCGGCCTAGCCGCCGCCTATGATTTGGCGCGCGCCGGCTGCCGCGTCACCGTTTTTGAGGCCGCGGATTATGTGGGAGGGCTCGCCTCCGGTTTCAAGGCCTCTCATTGGGCTTGGTCGGTCGAACGGTATTACCATCACTGGTTCGCCAGCGATCGTCACATCCTTCAGCTCATTGATGAGTTGGGCTGGCGCCATCGGGTGATCTTTCCCTGGCCTATTACGGCGGTTTATCACGCCGGCCAATTTTACCCGCTAGATGGTCCGCTATCCGCTATATTCCCAGCCCTTCCCTGGCTCGACCAGATGCCCGGGGCGGGAACGTTGGCGCGCGCCCTGTACATGTTCCGGTTCCCCGCCCTTTCTTGGTTAGACAAAATCCGCTATGGTCTGGTCGCCGTTTACCTGCTGTCCGTCTCACGATGGCAGCCGCTGGAACGGGTGACGGCCCATGAATGGCTGTGCCGTTGGATGGGTCAGCATTGCTATCAGACTCTGTGGGAGCCGTTACTCGTCGGCAAGTTCGGCCCGCACTATCAAGAAGTCAACATGGCCTGGTTCTGGGCCAGGGTCAAGGCCCGCACGCCCCGTTTGGGGACGTTCGAGGGCGGCTTCCAGGCGTTTATGGACGCCTTTGCCGAACGAGTGCAGGCCGAGGGGGCCACCATTCGCCTGCGGACCCCAGTCCAGCGCATCGAGCCGCGGCCAGAAGGTGGGCTACGGCTGACGTTGCCTGAAGGTATCGCCGAGTTTGACCAATGCCTGGTGACGACCTCGCCAGCCCTGCTCGCCCGGCTGACCCCTTCGCTGCCGCCTGCCTATCTGGAACGCCTGCTGGCACTTAAGTCGATGGGGGCGGTGGTGATGGTTCTGGCGCTTAAACATCGTCTGTCGGAACAGGGCTTTTACTGGCATAATCTGCCTAAGGCGGCGGGATTCCCCTTTCTAGCGCTGGTAGAGCATACAAATTTTCTCTCGCCGGAGTACTTCGGCGGGGACCATATCGTTTACTGTGGCGATTATCTGGACCCGAACCACGAGTATTTCTCGTTAAGCAAGGAGGAGCTATTAGCGCGCTTCTTGCCGGCGCTCTCCCGCTTCAACCCGCGCTTTACGCCTGATTGGGTGCGCGACGCATGGCTGTTTCGCACACCCTATGCTCAACCTGTGCCGCCGGTTTGCCACTCTCAGTCAATCCCCGACCTGAAAACGCCCATCCCCGGGCTGTGGTTGGCGAGCATGAGCCAGGTTTACCCGTGGGATCGCGGGACGAACTTCGCTGTAGAGATCGGCCGACGCGCCGCACGTCGGATGTTAACAGAGATCCAAGCGAGCTCGTAG
- a CDS encoding VOC family protein, translating into MDGLINNVITQVAIVVRDIEKTACNYAELFGMEMPPIILTDPEEKAHTRYQGQPTSARAKLAFFRMGSLSLELIEPIGGPSTWQEFLDKHGEGIHHIAFQVQDMDKAVRFLESKGISLVQQGDFTGGCYAYMDATPQLGAIIELLVHDHS; encoded by the coding sequence ATGGATGGGCTAATCAATAACGTCATCACTCAGGTGGCTATCGTCGTCAGGGATATCGAGAAAACAGCCTGCAACTATGCCGAGCTTTTCGGCATGGAGATGCCCCCCATCATCCTTACCGATCCCGAGGAGAAAGCCCATACTCGATACCAGGGACAACCTACCTCAGCGCGCGCCAAGCTGGCTTTCTTCCGGATGGGATCTCTCTCTCTGGAGCTGATCGAGCCGATAGGCGGCCCCAGCACTTGGCAGGAGTTTCTGGACAAACACGGCGAGGGGATTCATCACATCGCCTTCCAGGTCCAGGATATGGATAAGGCTGTGCGCTTCCTGGAGAGCAAGGGGATATCGCTGGTGCAGCAAGGGGATTTCACAGGGGGATGCTACGCCTATATGGACGCGACCCCGCAGTTGGGCGCCATTATTGAGCTGCTAGTCCACGATCACTCCTGA
- a CDS encoding squalene/phytoene synthase family protein, whose amino-acid sequence MKRVMKTSQDEVQADWKYCEEILPQVSRTFALNIGELEGETYRAVLLGYLLFRIADTFEDNYYQSEGEKIEALLALAEIFKGHKSLEERLKLYEPLKYQWAEDSPEKDLVEHGDRVLRCYFTLPPLYREIMDPRIVETAEGMAKFQRRKLEEGGKCFQPRDLSDLESYCYYVAGNVGVMLTQLFCLREGLPRQELEERQVQFGLALQLTNIVKDYTKDLERGWCYIPTSVTEKYGLGPERLHHLSDEESRKILQELVPRVVYHFDATLHYVKILPEREKDIRLFCLIPFVLAYYTLLQIVEGKGEKLTRPQVATILEKCRLFVNSNGKFEEDYLEVRQALLASLLREPSRVR is encoded by the coding sequence ATGAAGAGAGTCATGAAGACATCGCAGGACGAGGTGCAGGCCGATTGGAAGTATTGCGAGGAGATCCTCCCCCAGGTCTCCCGAACCTTTGCCTTGAACATCGGTGAGCTGGAGGGGGAGACGTATCGAGCCGTTTTGCTGGGATATCTCCTCTTTCGTATTGCCGACACCTTCGAAGACAACTACTATCAGAGCGAAGGGGAGAAGATCGAGGCGCTGCTCGCGCTCGCTGAGATCTTTAAAGGACACAAAAGCCTGGAAGAACGGTTAAAGCTATATGAACCGTTGAAATACCAATGGGCCGAGGATTCTCCGGAAAAGGACCTGGTGGAACACGGCGATCGCGTCCTTCGATGCTATTTCACCCTTCCGCCGCTCTATCGCGAGATCATGGACCCGCGTATAGTTGAAACCGCCGAGGGCATGGCCAAGTTTCAGAGGAGGAAGCTGGAAGAAGGGGGGAAATGTTTTCAGCCGCGCGATTTGAGCGATTTGGAAAGTTACTGCTATTATGTAGCTGGCAACGTGGGCGTCATGCTCACCCAACTCTTTTGTTTACGAGAAGGCCTCCCAAGACAGGAGTTGGAAGAGAGACAGGTACAGTTCGGCTTGGCTTTGCAGCTTACCAATATCGTCAAGGACTACACCAAAGACCTGGAAAGAGGCTGGTGTTACATCCCCACCTCAGTAACGGAAAAATACGGACTAGGGCCGGAAAGGCTTCATCACCTCTCCGACGAGGAGAGTAGAAAGATTCTTCAGGAATTGGTCCCCCGGGTGGTGTATCATTTTGATGCCACGTTACACTACGTCAAGATCTTGCCAGAACGAGAAAAGGACATCCGCCTCTTCTGTCTGATCCCCTTCGTCCTGGCCTATTACACTTTGCTCCAGATCGTGGAAGGGAAAGGAGAGAAGCTGACTCGCCCACAGGTTGCCACCATCTTAGAGAAATGCAGGCTCTTTGTCAACTCCAACGGTAAGTTCGAGGAAGACTACCTGGAGGTTCGTCAGGCATTGCTTGCCTCCCTTCTGCGTGAACCATCTCGCGTCCGGTGA